A single region of the Dunckerocampus dactyliophorus isolate RoL2022-P2 chromosome 3, RoL_Ddac_1.1, whole genome shotgun sequence genome encodes:
- the cnsta gene encoding consortin isoform X2 yields MDHGALQNELGAGVFLNNNGENQEGEEERYKEEEEDIDEVMKDEEEESETSSCLIHCRSSDTPMTDSSYSETGSLLENPFSPGTSPEPTSPVIQEMLSLISPLELGQSDVDVGGFNVGPLAYSSSGMTFTTGPVLSSHLSSTSDTGLSCTDGFAHIATSTARSITSTSEPLATSTVFTCTSGSAEMTSTSRPNASITSVCQTIVPLTFTTGQTESSSSTGSLHSENYTSSPMPTCRTTRPVSSLMGSLEQLAHRGDDARLPLDLHQIAEASVRHEDYQLALRCIQLERLYHQRVLDNLNALQQQWESLCARTSPSLEARHLDTLRDICQTHTRPSAVDAVSLDFFMPAFELEGALPSHPSAQQTECRMQQRFQDSSCPQTTVAPSANLSHQLNSPDSSEKDREHPECNLEGRVCLHRAELTEEEEGSGREQGECPEHTNSAERNMLHPSEAGEMDQTKPAEQQGGDSGSAQEKEVDREEEEEEEGSNVGETAEALIMEDETEEEGEKEKRVLKVETLLSEIEAEVEHLHQEAQEARQHEESGQGMEESNESSVLQDDGHLPQAARLKHDNLGNEEEQEDYEVEQCDIIREGATLDDMARLITVEEISPAYGLISILKKRSLPVDDVSLSASSDSRPDKRTAKKRVRFRVADDGFDSDVRGRDSCLLLFLLCLVTVVISVGGTTLYCAVGDVHSTVCQDFSRNVDFYFGQMQRAVAQIQQWFGPRSPSQ; encoded by the exons ATGGATCATGGTG CTCTACAAAATGAACTTGGAGCTGGGGTGTTTCTCAACAACAATGGCGAGAACCAGGAGGGAGAGGAAGAGcgatacaaagaagaagaagaggatatTGATGAGGTGATGAAGGACGAGGAGGAAGAATCTGAGACATCAAGTTGCCTAATTCACTGCCGGTCCTCAGATACTCCCATGACTGACTCCTCCTATTCAGAAACAG GAAGCTTATTGGAGAATCCTTTCAGTCCTGGTACAAGTCCAGAACCTACATCCCCTGTCATCCAAGAAATGTTATCTCTCATCAGCCCCTTGGAACTGGGTCAGAGTGACGTGGATGTTGGTGGCTTTAATGTTGGACCCCTTGCCTACAGCTCATCTGGAATGACCTTCACCACAGGGCCTGTGCTTTCTTCTCATCTATCTTCAACCTCAGACACTGGGCTGAGCTGCACTGATGGATTTGCGCATATCGCAACAAGTACTGCCAGAAGCATTACATCCACTTCAGAACCTCTCGCAACCTCTACTGTGTTCACATGTACCAGTGGGTCTGCAGAAATGACATCCACCTCAAGGCCCAATGCTTCCATTACCTCTGTTTGTCAAACAATAGTGCCCCTTACCTTCACCACAGGGCAGACAGAGTCCTCATCCTCTACTGGATCTCTGCATTCGGAAAACTATACTTCCTCCCCAATGCCCACTTGCCGCACTACAAGGCCCGTCTCTTCTCTGATGGGCTCTCTGGAGCAGTTGGCCCATCGAGGAGATGATGCTCGCCTTCCACTAGACCTCCATCAG ATCGCTGAGGCCTCTGTCCGTCATGAAGATT ACCAGCTGGCTTTAAGGTGTATCCAGCTGGAAAGGCTCTATCACCAGAGAGTGTTGGACAATCTTAATGCTCTCCAGCAACAGTGGg AGAGTCTGTGTGCGAGAACCTCCCCTAGCCTGGAAGCCCGACATCTGGACACTCTCAGAGACATCTGTCAGACACACACTCG ACCAAGTGCTGTAGATGCTGTG TCTCTGGACTTCTTTATGCCCGCATTTGAACTGGAGGGTGCACTGCCTTCACATCCATCAG CTCAGCAGACTGAATGTAGGATGCAACAGAGATTTCAAGACTCCTCCTGTCCACAGACCACAGTCGCACCCTCCGCTAATTTGTCACATCAACTAAATTCCCCCGACAGTTCAGAAAAAGACAGGGAACACCCTGAATGCAATTTAGAAGGGAGGGTCTGTTTACATAGGGCTgagctgactgaggaggaggagggcagtGGAAGGGAGCAAGGGGAGTGTCCGGAACACACCAATTCAGCTGAGAGAAACATGTTGCACCCCTCTGAAGCTGGAGAAATGGATCAGACCAAGCCTGCAGAGCAGCAGGGTGGAGACTCTGGTTCAGCACAGGAAAAGGAGGTGGAtagggaagaagaagaagaagaagaagggagcAATGTGGGAGAAACAGCAGAGGCATTGATTATGGAGGATGAGACTGAAGAAGAGGGGGAGAAAGAGAAGAGAGTGCTCAAAGTGGAGACACTGCTCAGTGAGATAGAAGCGGAGGTGGAACATCTGCACCAGGAAGCTCAAGAGGCAAGACAACATGAGGAGTCTGGTCAAGGGATGGAG GAGAGCAATGAAAGCTCCGTACTCCAGGATGATGGCCATCTTCCTCAAGCGGCTCGTCTGAAACACGACAACCTGGGCAACGAGGAGGAGCAGGAAGATTATGAAGTTGAGCAATGTGACATCATCAGAGAAGGCGCCACACTGGACGACATGGCTAGACTCATCACTGTAGAGGAG ATATCTCCTGCCTATGGCCTCATCTCCATCTTGAAGAAGAGAAGTTTGCCTGTTGATGATGTTAGTTTATCTGCGAGTTCAGACTCCAGGCCCGATAAACGAACTGCTAAAAAACGTGTCCGCTTCAGAGTTGCAGATGATGGCTTTGATAGTG ATGTTCGTGGGAGAGACTCATGCCTGCTtcttttcctgctttgtttggTTACCGTGGTGATCAGTGTGGGCGGCACCACCCTTTACTGTGCAGTGGGGGATGTCCACTCCACAGTCTGTCAGGACTTCTCTAGAAATGTGGACTTCTACTTTGGACAGATGCAGCGTGCCGTAGCTCAGATCCAACAGTGGTTTGGACCAAGGTCGCCGTCACAGTAG
- the cnsta gene encoding consortin isoform X1: MDHGGQLDYEGSIMSQVVVGGVEHCDNNTPHPDLFSQNLNETQTEHSSALQNELGAGVFLNNNGENQEGEEERYKEEEEDIDEVMKDEEEESETSSCLIHCRSSDTPMTDSSYSETGSLLENPFSPGTSPEPTSPVIQEMLSLISPLELGQSDVDVGGFNVGPLAYSSSGMTFTTGPVLSSHLSSTSDTGLSCTDGFAHIATSTARSITSTSEPLATSTVFTCTSGSAEMTSTSRPNASITSVCQTIVPLTFTTGQTESSSSTGSLHSENYTSSPMPTCRTTRPVSSLMGSLEQLAHRGDDARLPLDLHQIAEASVRHEDYQLALRCIQLERLYHQRVLDNLNALQQQWESLCARTSPSLEARHLDTLRDICQTHTRPSAVDAVSLDFFMPAFELEGALPSHPSAQQTECRMQQRFQDSSCPQTTVAPSANLSHQLNSPDSSEKDREHPECNLEGRVCLHRAELTEEEEGSGREQGECPEHTNSAERNMLHPSEAGEMDQTKPAEQQGGDSGSAQEKEVDREEEEEEEGSNVGETAEALIMEDETEEEGEKEKRVLKVETLLSEIEAEVEHLHQEAQEARQHEESGQGMEESNESSVLQDDGHLPQAARLKHDNLGNEEEQEDYEVEQCDIIREGATLDDMARLITVEEISPAYGLISILKKRSLPVDDVSLSASSDSRPDKRTAKKRVRFRVADDGFDSDVRGRDSCLLLFLLCLVTVVISVGGTTLYCAVGDVHSTVCQDFSRNVDFYFGQMQRAVAQIQQWFGPRSPSQ, encoded by the exons ATGGATCATGGTG gTCAGTTGGACTACGAGGGCAGCATAATGTCACAAGTTGTGGTGGGTGGGGTTGAGCATTGCGATAACAACACACCCCACCCTGATCTTTTTTCCCAAAACCTCAACGAGACTCAAACTGAACATTCCTCAGCTCTACAAAATGAACTTGGAGCTGGGGTGTTTCTCAACAACAATGGCGAGAACCAGGAGGGAGAGGAAGAGcgatacaaagaagaagaagaggatatTGATGAGGTGATGAAGGACGAGGAGGAAGAATCTGAGACATCAAGTTGCCTAATTCACTGCCGGTCCTCAGATACTCCCATGACTGACTCCTCCTATTCAGAAACAG GAAGCTTATTGGAGAATCCTTTCAGTCCTGGTACAAGTCCAGAACCTACATCCCCTGTCATCCAAGAAATGTTATCTCTCATCAGCCCCTTGGAACTGGGTCAGAGTGACGTGGATGTTGGTGGCTTTAATGTTGGACCCCTTGCCTACAGCTCATCTGGAATGACCTTCACCACAGGGCCTGTGCTTTCTTCTCATCTATCTTCAACCTCAGACACTGGGCTGAGCTGCACTGATGGATTTGCGCATATCGCAACAAGTACTGCCAGAAGCATTACATCCACTTCAGAACCTCTCGCAACCTCTACTGTGTTCACATGTACCAGTGGGTCTGCAGAAATGACATCCACCTCAAGGCCCAATGCTTCCATTACCTCTGTTTGTCAAACAATAGTGCCCCTTACCTTCACCACAGGGCAGACAGAGTCCTCATCCTCTACTGGATCTCTGCATTCGGAAAACTATACTTCCTCCCCAATGCCCACTTGCCGCACTACAAGGCCCGTCTCTTCTCTGATGGGCTCTCTGGAGCAGTTGGCCCATCGAGGAGATGATGCTCGCCTTCCACTAGACCTCCATCAG ATCGCTGAGGCCTCTGTCCGTCATGAAGATT ACCAGCTGGCTTTAAGGTGTATCCAGCTGGAAAGGCTCTATCACCAGAGAGTGTTGGACAATCTTAATGCTCTCCAGCAACAGTGGg AGAGTCTGTGTGCGAGAACCTCCCCTAGCCTGGAAGCCCGACATCTGGACACTCTCAGAGACATCTGTCAGACACACACTCG ACCAAGTGCTGTAGATGCTGTG TCTCTGGACTTCTTTATGCCCGCATTTGAACTGGAGGGTGCACTGCCTTCACATCCATCAG CTCAGCAGACTGAATGTAGGATGCAACAGAGATTTCAAGACTCCTCCTGTCCACAGACCACAGTCGCACCCTCCGCTAATTTGTCACATCAACTAAATTCCCCCGACAGTTCAGAAAAAGACAGGGAACACCCTGAATGCAATTTAGAAGGGAGGGTCTGTTTACATAGGGCTgagctgactgaggaggaggagggcagtGGAAGGGAGCAAGGGGAGTGTCCGGAACACACCAATTCAGCTGAGAGAAACATGTTGCACCCCTCTGAAGCTGGAGAAATGGATCAGACCAAGCCTGCAGAGCAGCAGGGTGGAGACTCTGGTTCAGCACAGGAAAAGGAGGTGGAtagggaagaagaagaagaagaagaagggagcAATGTGGGAGAAACAGCAGAGGCATTGATTATGGAGGATGAGACTGAAGAAGAGGGGGAGAAAGAGAAGAGAGTGCTCAAAGTGGAGACACTGCTCAGTGAGATAGAAGCGGAGGTGGAACATCTGCACCAGGAAGCTCAAGAGGCAAGACAACATGAGGAGTCTGGTCAAGGGATGGAG GAGAGCAATGAAAGCTCCGTACTCCAGGATGATGGCCATCTTCCTCAAGCGGCTCGTCTGAAACACGACAACCTGGGCAACGAGGAGGAGCAGGAAGATTATGAAGTTGAGCAATGTGACATCATCAGAGAAGGCGCCACACTGGACGACATGGCTAGACTCATCACTGTAGAGGAG ATATCTCCTGCCTATGGCCTCATCTCCATCTTGAAGAAGAGAAGTTTGCCTGTTGATGATGTTAGTTTATCTGCGAGTTCAGACTCCAGGCCCGATAAACGAACTGCTAAAAAACGTGTCCGCTTCAGAGTTGCAGATGATGGCTTTGATAGTG ATGTTCGTGGGAGAGACTCATGCCTGCTtcttttcctgctttgtttggTTACCGTGGTGATCAGTGTGGGCGGCACCACCCTTTACTGTGCAGTGGGGGATGTCCACTCCACAGTCTGTCAGGACTTCTCTAGAAATGTGGACTTCTACTTTGGACAGATGCAGCGTGCCGTAGCTCAGATCCAACAGTGGTTTGGACCAAGGTCGCCGTCACAGTAG
- the tfb2m gene encoding dimethyladenosine transferase 2, mitochondrial gives MSTQICRLLELVMRSTCRPAIRSQSCLRKTVLVADSVPGVPLFQSRAYSLDPLSSGPGRPTFGASAQQPRAERTSNSSALTHRKLSAVAVKGQCRPLCHFDFLDLGEVEENVRLARTCKKARRFIVDPDLAKLVADHLGPDLHADKSVIFECHPGPGVLTRTLLNAGAQRVVALEADKTFLPYLQELEGHLDGQLEVVHCDFFKLCAVWDGNYKPPVLSSEKLFSDLGITEANWMDDIPVKVVGILPQHSERASLLKFVYNLFERMSFYRYGRVELNLFISEREYLTLVTPPGKMRHYRPLSVLWQIACDIELLHKEPWESFVSSRRTSSPRKGLLPNDHMCLVRLTPRADLFSGGLTPTNASTLMVMVKQCLAKRTEKLIDRLNLWSPDSGSKLLSEVGLQKDILTGHVFPHEYLQLFQLMDKSQEFTQSWLYDEILENTEIERWA, from the exons ATGTCCACCCAGATCTGTAGGCTACTAGAGTTGGTCATGCGCTCAACTTGCCGTCCTGCCATCAGAAGTCAATCTTGTTTACGAAAAACAGTTTTGGTAGCTGACAGTGTGCCTGGGGTCCCGTTGTTTCAAAGTAGGGCCTACAGCCTTGATCCTCTTTCATCTGGGCCTGGTCGGCCAACATTTGGTGCAAGCGCTCAGCAACCCCGTGCAGAGAGGACGTCCAACTCATCAGCGCTCACACACAGGAAGCTGTCTGCTGTGGCTGTAAAG GGCCAGTGTCGTCCTCTGTGCCATTTTGACTTCCTGGATCTGGGTGAGGTCGAGGAGAATGTACGCCTTGCTCGCACCTGTAAGAAAGCCAGGCGTTTCATAGTGGACCCAGACTTGGCTAAACTGGTAGCAGACCACCTCGGGCCTGACCTACACGCTGACAAGAGTGTTATCTTTGAATGTCACCCAG GTCCCGGGGTGTTGACTAGGACACTGCTTAACGCTGGAGCTCAAAGAGTTGTGGCTCTTGAGGCAGACAAGACCTTCCTTCCTTATCTGCAG GAGTTGGAAGGCCATCTTGATGGTCAGCTGGAAGTGGTTCATTGTGACTTCTTTAAACTGTGTGCTGTTTGGGATGGAAACTACAAGCCCCCTGTTTTATCCTCTGAAAAACTATTTTCTGATCTGGGAATAACAGAGGCCAACTGGATGGATG ACATCCCAGTGAAGGTTGTGGGCATCCTACCGCAGCATAGTGAGCGCGCCAGCCTGCTGAAATTTGTTTATAACCTGTTTGAACGGATGTCCTTCTACAGATACGGAAGGGTTGAGCTCAACCTCTTCATTAGTGAGAGGGAATACTTG ACTTTGGTGACACCTCCAGGTAAAATGAGGCACTACAGACCCCTCAGTGTCCTCTGGCAGATAGCCTGTGATATAGAGCTCCTTCACAAG GAGCCATGGGAGTCGTTTGTGTCATCCAGACGGACTTCATCTCCTCGTAAAGGCTTG CTTCCCAATGATCACATGTGCCTGGTTCGTCTGACTCCAAGGGCAGATCTGTTTTCTGGCGGCCTCACACCCACCAACGCCTCCACTCTGATGGTTATGGTTAAACAGTGTTTGGCAAAGAGGACGGAAAAACTCATTGACAGGCTGAA TCTCTGGTCACCGGATAGTGGAAGTAAGTTGTTATCAGAGGTGGGACTGCAGAAGGACATCCTGACGGGTCACGTTTTTCCACATGAATATCTGCAACTCTTCCAATTGATGGACAAGAGCCAGGAGTTCACTCAGAGCTGGCTTTATGACGAGATCCTGGAGAACACAGAGATAGAGAGGTGGGCCTGA